A single Atopobiaceae bacterium DNA region contains:
- a CDS encoding epoxyqueuosine reductase QueH, with protein sequence MTHGRMPLMLHACCGPCSLEPVRLLREEGFEPTILWCNPNIQPAAEHDLRLVTLLAWAERAGVAVVEGACDREAWERVVAPHGMDRVSRCRACYALRLAETCSQAEARGFRYVSTTLAVSPYQLFDVCSEELEAIAHAHGLEPVVRDFRPQYPQATRESRELGMYRQNYCGCRFSAAEATIERQQRRDARRAEKAAARAGVTD encoded by the coding sequence ATGACGCACGGGCGCATGCCTCTCATGTTGCACGCCTGCTGCGGGCCCTGCTCGCTCGAGCCGGTGCGCCTCCTGCGCGAGGAGGGCTTCGAGCCCACCATCCTGTGGTGCAACCCGAACATCCAGCCTGCGGCCGAGCATGACCTCCGTCTCGTGACGCTGCTCGCCTGGGCCGAGAGGGCCGGCGTGGCCGTGGTCGAGGGCGCGTGCGACCGCGAAGCCTGGGAGCGTGTCGTGGCGCCGCATGGGATGGACCGTGTGTCGCGGTGTCGTGCCTGCTATGCGCTGCGTCTGGCCGAGACGTGCAGCCAGGCCGAGGCCCGTGGGTTCCGCTACGTCTCGACCACGCTGGCCGTCTCGCCCTACCAGCTCTTCGACGTCTGCAGCGAGGAGCTGGAGGCGATCGCCCATGCCCATGGCCTCGAGCCGGTGGTGCGTGACTTCCGCCCCCAGTATCCCCAGGCCACTCGTGAGTCCCGTGAGCTGGGGATGTATCGCCAGAACTACTGCGGGTGTCGCTTCTCGGCCGCCGAGGCCACCATCGAGCGACAGCAGCGTCGGGATGCCCGCCGTGCCGAGAAGGCCGCTGCACGCGCCGGCGTAACCGACTAA
- the tgt gene encoding tRNA guanosine(34) transglycosylase Tgt: MPALFSYDIQATDPACQARAGILHTAHGDVTTPVFMPVGTKATVKGILPSSLSQLGAQIVLANTYHLSMRPGPDVIAGLGGLHDFMQWHGPILTDSGGFQVFSHGDFVRLSDDGVAFNAVDYGGEHVFWTPEDNMAIAQKLGADIVMQLDQCPGYPAERAYVERAVELSSMWADRCWKAHDREDQALFGIVQGGMHLDLRVRSIEHLEQAGDFPGYGIGGYSVGEDSDTMFETLEPLLAEHMPSAKPRYLMGVGDPTTLVRAVGCGVDMFDCVLPTRTARMGSAFSSTGRMNMKNARYATDDAPLDPGCTCPVCTGGFTRAYIRHLVSSHEMLGGILLSMHNIYFLTDLMRRAREAIIAGTYQAFMDEWLSSPAGWGTPAR; encoded by the coding sequence TTGCCTGCACTCTTCTCATATGACATCCAGGCCACCGACCCCGCCTGCCAGGCGAGGGCCGGCATCCTCCATACCGCCCATGGCGACGTGACGACCCCCGTCTTCATGCCGGTGGGTACCAAGGCCACGGTCAAGGGGATCCTGCCGTCCTCGCTCTCGCAGCTCGGCGCCCAGATCGTCCTCGCCAACACCTACCATCTCTCCATGCGCCCCGGTCCGGATGTGATCGCGGGACTGGGAGGTCTCCATGACTTCATGCAGTGGCATGGCCCCATCCTCACGGACTCCGGCGGCTTCCAGGTCTTCAGCCATGGCGACTTCGTGCGCCTCTCGGACGACGGCGTCGCCTTCAACGCCGTCGACTATGGTGGCGAGCACGTCTTCTGGACCCCCGAGGACAACATGGCGATCGCGCAGAAGCTCGGTGCCGACATCGTGATGCAGCTCGACCAGTGTCCGGGCTACCCGGCCGAACGCGCCTATGTCGAGCGTGCCGTGGAGCTCTCGAGCATGTGGGCGGACCGCTGCTGGAAGGCCCATGATCGCGAGGACCAGGCCCTCTTCGGCATCGTGCAAGGCGGCATGCACCTCGACCTGCGGGTACGTTCGATCGAGCACCTCGAGCAGGCCGGTGACTTCCCGGGATATGGCATCGGCGGCTACTCGGTGGGGGAGGACTCGGACACCATGTTCGAGACGCTCGAGCCCCTGCTGGCCGAGCACATGCCCTCGGCCAAGCCCCGCTACCTCATGGGCGTCGGCGACCCCACCACGCTCGTGCGGGCCGTGGGCTGCGGCGTCGACATGTTCGACTGCGTGCTGCCCACGCGCACGGCTCGCATGGGTTCCGCGTTCTCGTCGACCGGCCGCATGAACATGAAGAACGCGAGGTATGCGACGGACGATGCGCCTCTCGACCCCGGCTGCACCTGCCCGGTCTGCACGGGCGGCTTCACGCGCGCCTACATCCGGCATCTCGTGAGCAGCCACGAGATGCTGGGCGGCATCCTCCTCTCGATGCACAACATCTACTTCCTCACGGACCTCATGCGTCGCGCGCGCGAGGCGATCATCGCTGGCACCTACCAGGCCTTCATGGACGAGTGGCTCTCCAGCCCCGCCGGCTGGGGCACGCCTGCACGCTAG
- the secF gene encoding protein translocase subunit SecF encodes MRSHFKHEFAFIQNRKAFFIVSGIMVALAIVGICVRGLVFGIEFQGGTEIDFRSTGDVTIEQMRSALADNDESNATVQTSVTDGESGFLVRSESTDPTVATSHAEAVAQALGLSDDSFQVTTIGPDWGADITRSSATAFGLAILLIIAFVTWRYEFKMSLTAVASLVHDLVITVGIYAWTGTPITPNVVAALLTIMGYSLYDTVVVFDRMNENAKTLHDGRHRTFHQIANYSINEVIMRTINTSISSLVPVIAMLVFGGSTLHDFAFAMAIGLILGSYSSIGIASPFLSMWKTREPKWAKLEKRYGAGLVAVDSGETKVSAVAAGADVDKG; translated from the coding sequence ATGCGTAGCCACTTCAAGCACGAGTTCGCGTTCATCCAGAACCGCAAGGCCTTCTTCATCGTCTCCGGCATCATGGTCGCGCTGGCCATCGTCGGCATCTGCGTGCGCGGCCTGGTCTTCGGCATCGAGTTCCAGGGCGGCACCGAGATCGACTTCCGCAGCACCGGCGACGTCACCATCGAGCAGATGCGCTCTGCCCTGGCCGACAACGACGAGTCGAACGCCACCGTTCAGACGTCCGTTACCGACGGCGAGAGCGGCTTCCTGGTACGCTCCGAGTCCACCGACCCCACCGTGGCCACGAGCCATGCCGAGGCGGTCGCCCAGGCGCTGGGCCTCTCTGACGACTCGTTCCAGGTCACGACCATCGGGCCTGACTGGGGTGCCGACATCACGCGCTCCTCGGCGACAGCCTTCGGCCTTGCCATCCTGCTCATCATCGCCTTCGTCACCTGGCGCTACGAGTTCAAGATGTCACTCACGGCCGTGGCCTCCCTCGTGCACGACCTCGTCATCACCGTGGGCATCTATGCCTGGACGGGTACCCCCATCACTCCTAACGTGGTGGCCGCGCTGCTCACGATCATGGGCTACTCCCTGTATGACACGGTCGTCGTGTTCGACCGCATGAACGAGAACGCCAAGACGCTCCACGACGGACGTCACCGCACGTTCCACCAGATCGCGAACTACTCCATCAACGAGGTCATCATGCGTACGATCAACACCTCGATCTCGAGCCTCGTGCCCGTCATCGCGATGCTGGTCTTCGGCGGCTCGACGCTCCATGACTTCGCGTTCGCCATGGCCATCGGCCTCATCCTCGGCAGCTACTCGTCCATCGGCATCGCGAGCCCGTTCCTCTCCATGTGGAAGACGCGCGAGCCCAAGTGGGCCAAGCTCGAGAAGCGCTACGGGGCAGGGCTCGTGGCCGTGGACTCCGGCGAGACGAAGGTCTCCGCCGTGGCTGCGGGCGCAGACGTCGACAAGGGCTAG
- a CDS encoding Pr6Pr family membrane protein — protein sequence MCVRNRVASIVWKAIIVVVGIAGLIESGSKLPAGEFFFYFTSLSVMAAVAYFALSILVMVRAGRDSPWSVWAPTFKYLVTIAVTVTFLIAHFLLGGGLGTLGWEAYCLHYIVPIMTILDWLLFDPKGNMGRTDPLVWPLSMVAYFVYVLVMVYGFGVRMGGSLLDSRFPYAFIDIDALGVGQVAITVVVLVVAFVVLGYVFFGVDALLARLASRRGTGAHEA from the coding sequence ATGTGCGTTCGCAACAGGGTCGCGTCGATCGTGTGGAAGGCCATCATCGTCGTGGTGGGCATCGCCGGTCTCATCGAGTCGGGTAGCAAGCTCCCTGCTGGCGAGTTCTTCTTCTACTTCACGAGTCTGAGCGTCATGGCAGCCGTTGCCTACTTCGCCCTCTCGATCCTCGTGATGGTGCGCGCGGGTAGGGACTCCCCGTGGTCGGTCTGGGCACCTACCTTCAAGTACCTGGTCACCATCGCGGTGACGGTCACCTTCCTGATCGCGCACTTCCTCCTGGGAGGGGGCCTGGGGACCCTCGGATGGGAGGCCTACTGCCTCCATTACATCGTGCCCATCATGACCATCCTGGACTGGCTGCTGTTCGACCCCAAGGGGAACATGGGGAGGACCGACCCGCTCGTCTGGCCGCTGTCGATGGTCGCCTACTTCGTGTACGTCCTGGTCATGGTCTATGGCTTCGGCGTGCGCATGGGAGGGAGCCTGCTCGACTCGCGGTTCCCGTACGCCTTCATCGACATCGACGCGCTCGGCGTGGGCCAGGTCGCCATCACCGTGGTCGTGCTGGTCGTGGCCTTCGTCGTGCTGGGATACGTCTTCTTCGGCGTCGATGCCCTCCTGGCGAGGCTCGCTTCCCGCCGGGGCACCGGCGCGCACGAGGCCTGA
- a CDS encoding PTS transporter subunit EIIC has product MKVLLVCAGGMSTSILMKKMQKYASDSGFDLSIEARGAGDYEDVVKNYEVILLGPQVSYQKDNIAHASGLPVGVIAPDDYAIANCEHIFKLASDLTGEKVPGKPAEKPSAAQADKPAEKPTTTPDAQPADAKPADARSADAKPADAKPDKKAHDPEPEKPSGGFFESGFMRKLQAGGQKVAANKGVSAIIAGMMSMMAIIMVGALFQIVATVGNMSGLATTDSSFYKVCMVPYNMTMGLISVYIAFTVAYYYGKSWDLKPVQCGIMSLAAFVTVAAPSTTYALASGSSLTALDTTALGSIGMFAAIIIALLSVRLSLFMNRHGMVIKMPDSVPQFLQDSFNAIIPMAINLIIWNGLNQLCLTFTTQTIPVIVNVVLGLPLASLTSVPGMIVIFLLATLLWCFGIHGTMVIGIALMSVLLQAVSGNADLVASGQAAVFTPVLLFGALATCGGTGDTLPLAVMCMRSKSEQLRAVGKASIIPGIFNINEPITFGVPIMYNPIMCIPYILTPIATLLLFYVGYMIGFFQPAYVPIVATMPLGVAEFLGSLAWQNIFMPVVSFVAGWFIFMPFFKAYEKQLVAKEAARKQVEAADEEVQAA; this is encoded by the coding sequence ATGAAAGTACTTCTCGTGTGCGCTGGGGGGATGTCCACGAGCATCCTCATGAAGAAGATGCAGAAGTATGCCTCCGATTCCGGATTCGACCTCAGCATCGAGGCCCGTGGCGCGGGCGATTACGAGGACGTGGTCAAGAACTACGAGGTGATCCTGCTCGGGCCGCAGGTCTCGTATCAGAAGGACAACATCGCGCATGCGAGCGGCCTCCCCGTGGGCGTGATAGCGCCCGATGACTATGCCATCGCGAACTGCGAGCACATCTTCAAGCTTGCCTCCGACCTTACCGGCGAGAAGGTGCCGGGCAAGCCTGCCGAGAAGCCCTCTGCCGCCCAAGCCGACAAGCCTGCCGAGAAGCCCACGACCACCCCAGACGCCCAGCCCGCAGACGCCAAGCCCGCAGACGCCCGGTCCGCGGATGCCAAGCCCGCGGATGCCAAGCCTGACAAGAAGGCTCACGATCCTGAGCCCGAGAAGCCCTCGGGAGGATTCTTCGAGAGCGGTTTCATGAGGAAGCTCCAGGCGGGAGGCCAGAAGGTCGCGGCCAACAAGGGCGTCTCGGCGATCATCGCCGGCATGATGTCCATGATGGCCATCATCATGGTGGGGGCCCTCTTCCAGATCGTGGCCACCGTCGGCAACATGAGCGGCCTGGCCACCACTGACTCGTCGTTCTACAAGGTCTGCATGGTCCCGTACAACATGACGATGGGCCTCATCTCGGTCTACATCGCCTTCACCGTCGCCTACTATTACGGCAAGAGCTGGGACCTCAAGCCGGTCCAGTGCGGCATCATGTCGCTGGCGGCCTTCGTCACGGTGGCGGCCCCGTCCACGACCTATGCCCTCGCGAGCGGATCGTCGCTCACGGCGCTCGACACCACGGCGCTCGGCAGCATCGGCATGTTCGCCGCCATCATCATCGCCCTGCTCTCCGTGAGGCTCAGCCTGTTCATGAACAGGCATGGCATGGTCATCAAGATGCCTGACTCGGTGCCGCAGTTCCTGCAGGACTCCTTCAACGCCATCATCCCCATGGCCATAAACCTCATCATCTGGAACGGGCTCAACCAGCTCTGCCTCACCTTCACCACCCAGACCATCCCCGTCATCGTGAACGTGGTCCTCGGCCTGCCCTTGGCCTCCCTGACGTCGGTGCCGGGCATGATCGTGATCTTCCTGCTCGCCACCCTGCTGTGGTGCTTCGGCATCCATGGCACCATGGTCATCGGCATCGCGCTCATGTCGGTGCTCCTCCAGGCCGTGTCGGGCAATGCCGACCTCGTCGCGTCCGGCCAGGCGGCCGTCTTCACGCCCGTCCTCCTCTTCGGTGCGCTGGCGACCTGCGGCGGCACGGGTGACACGCTCCCGCTCGCCGTCATGTGCATGCGCTCCAAGTCGGAGCAGCTCCGCGCTGTCGGCAAGGCGAGCATCATCCCCGGCATCTTCAACATCAACGAGCCCATCACCTTCGGTGTGCCCATCATGTACAACCCCATCATGTGCATCCCGTACATCCTCACGCCCATCGCGACGCTGCTCCTGTTCTACGTGGGCTACATGATCGGGTTCTTCCAGCCTGCCTACGTGCCTATCGTGGCCACGATGCCCTTGGGCGTCGCGGAGTTCCTGGGCTCGCTCGCCTGGCAGAACATCTTCATGCCAGTGGTATCGTTCGTCGCCGGCTGGTTCATCTTCATGCCCTTCTTCAAGGCCTACGAGAAGCAGCTCGTGGCGAAGGAGGCTGCGAGGAAGCAGGTCGAGGCTGCGGACGAGGAGGTCCAGGCTGCTTGA
- a CDS encoding class I SAM-dependent methyltransferase: MFETFRQVPLYRFLGLAEEAADHDGLPRVVLDCGAGGNQPPLALFAHAGYETHGIDLSDSAIAAASSYEVAHSVALGIERGDMCQLPLSDGCMPFVYSYNSVFHMRKSQVRMAVAEMVRVLAPGGLLFVNFLTTADQRYGTGEPVEDAPGGGEYWQEDDGSPVIHSYYAPREPAAMLDGLEPLWWEDRTLERPYEGATVRQGFVDYVVRKPLPPRESS; encoded by the coding sequence GTGTTCGAGACGTTTCGCCAGGTGCCGCTGTATCGGTTCCTCGGCTTGGCCGAGGAGGCGGCAGACCACGATGGGCTTCCTCGTGTGGTCCTTGACTGTGGGGCTGGCGGCAACCAGCCGCCGCTCGCGCTCTTTGCGCACGCGGGCTACGAGACCCATGGCATCGACCTGTCGGACTCTGCCATCGCCGCGGCCTCCAGCTACGAGGTCGCCCACAGTGTCGCGCTGGGGATCGAGCGGGGTGACATGTGCCAGCTGCCCCTCTCGGACGGATGCATGCCGTTCGTCTACTCGTACAACTCGGTCTTTCATATGCGCAAGTCGCAGGTGCGCATGGCCGTGGCCGAGATGGTGCGCGTGCTCGCCCCGGGTGGTTTGCTGTTCGTGAACTTCCTTACCACTGCCGACCAGCGATACGGTACGGGTGAGCCTGTCGAGGACGCCCCCGGTGGGGGCGAGTACTGGCAGGAGGATGATGGCTCGCCGGTGATTCACTCCTACTATGCCCCGCGTGAGCCGGCTGCCATGCTCGATGGTCTCGAGCCGCTCTGGTGGGAGGACCGTACGCTCGAGCGGCCCTATGAGGGCGCGACCGTCCGTCAGGGCTTCGTCGACTACGTCGTGCGAAAGCCGCTCCCTCCCCGGGAGTCCTCATGA
- the queA gene encoding tRNA preQ1(34) S-adenosylmethionine ribosyltransferase-isomerase QueA has protein sequence MRTDDFDYDLPDELIAQAPADPRDSCRLLVLHRSDGSVDHRHFTDILDYLEPGDLLVANKTRVMPARLVGHKAVTGGVAETLLLKRREDLDAMGHVWECLVNPGKRLKPGATVEYRAGGAHAPMTAPVVLTGHVEDFVDDSKGGRVVRFEPAEGLTLDAAMHEAGHVPLPPYITKYEGDPEKYQTVYAMHDEHSAAAPTAGLHFTPELIDRVREHGVGWATVELEVGIDTFRLVEEDDPTAHVMHTERYHVGPDVVDAVHATKAAGHRVIAVGTTSVRSLESAWDAAAPVADPAVVARRFEDAPDSAKVTGSGDIVVRRDATTNLYLMPGSTYHVVDALITNFHVPRSTLMMLVSALATREQIMAAYHEAISERYRMLSFGDAMFIE, from the coding sequence ATGCGCACCGACGACTTTGACTACGACCTTCCCGACGAGCTCATCGCCCAGGCTCCCGCTGACCCGCGTGACTCCTGCCGCCTGCTCGTGTTGCATCGCTCCGACGGCAGCGTCGACCACCGCCATTTCACCGACATCCTCGACTACCTCGAGCCAGGTGACCTCCTGGTCGCCAACAAGACGCGCGTGATGCCGGCCCGCCTGGTGGGCCATAAGGCGGTCACGGGCGGTGTCGCCGAGACGCTGCTGCTCAAACGTCGCGAGGACCTCGACGCCATGGGCCATGTCTGGGAGTGCCTGGTGAACCCCGGCAAGCGCCTGAAGCCGGGTGCGACCGTCGAGTACCGTGCCGGCGGGGCGCATGCCCCCATGACGGCGCCCGTGGTGCTCACGGGCCACGTGGAGGACTTCGTGGACGACTCCAAGGGCGGCCGCGTGGTGCGCTTCGAGCCAGCCGAGGGCCTCACCCTCGACGCCGCCATGCACGAGGCGGGCCATGTGCCCCTGCCTCCCTACATCACCAAGTACGAGGGCGACCCCGAGAAGTACCAGACGGTCTATGCCATGCATGACGAGCATTCTGCGGCAGCTCCCACGGCCGGCCTCCACTTCACGCCCGAGCTCATCGACCGCGTGCGCGAGCATGGTGTGGGCTGGGCCACCGTCGAGCTCGAGGTGGGCATCGACACCTTCCGCCTGGTCGAGGAGGACGACCCCACCGCGCACGTGATGCACACCGAGCGCTATCACGTGGGTCCCGACGTGGTCGATGCGGTGCATGCCACCAAGGCCGCCGGTCACAGGGTCATCGCCGTGGGCACCACCTCGGTGCGCTCGCTCGAGAGCGCCTGGGACGCGGCCGCGCCGGTGGCCGACCCCGCGGTCGTCGCCCGCCGCTTCGAGGACGCTCCTGACTCAGCCAAGGTCACCGGCTCGGGTGACATCGTGGTGCGTCGTGACGCGACCACCAACCTCTACCTCATGCCCGGCTCCACGTACCACGTGGTCGACGCCCTCATCACGAACTTCCACGTGCCGCGCTCCACGCTCATGATGCTCGTCTCGGCGCTTGCCACGCGTGAGCAGATCATGGCTGCCTACCACGAGGCCATCTCCGAGCGCTATCGCATGCTCTCCTTCGGCGACGCCATGTTCATCGAGTAG
- a CDS encoding HPr family phosphocarrier protein, translating into MVSRRTTVKNPSGLHARPASVFVLKAKSFLSDITLAKANSQISTPVNAKSIMMILALGVSKGTPIVISCSGPDERVALDALVGLVESGCGE; encoded by the coding sequence ATGGTTTCACGTCGCACGACGGTCAAGAACCCCTCAGGGCTTCATGCGAGGCCGGCATCGGTGTTCGTGCTGAAGGCCAAGTCCTTCCTGAGCGACATCACCCTTGCCAAGGCCAACTCCCAGATCTCCACGCCTGTCAACGCGAAGTCGATCATGATGATCCTCGCGCTCGGCGTGTCCAAGGGCACTCCCATCGTGATCTCGTGCTCCGGTCCTGACGAGCGCGTCGCGCTTGACGCCCTCGTGGGCCTGGTCGAGTCCGGCTGCGGGGAGTGA
- a CDS encoding MurR/RpiR family transcriptional regulator, translating to MDVYQQIEMHKGDLSPRELVIYDIVCTKADEVVSHTTTELAGEFGISQSTFSRFSRRCGFKSFADLRMRLFQALADEAREGQDGAQASFDPAAQLQDLVRATREALPDDLLDRLADLLLSARHVYTSGRGMSAMPADMLAQQLLSQTVPISYMNPSKAEDYMRLSQADDTYVVFSSTGKPSHVFPHVAGGAFDEHHTKVVLVTHTSRPLPPGVVDVRVVLPTWTRTQYPYYAETCTSMMVFCDFLTAWVAHRVERETGVSIDPADAGE from the coding sequence ATGGACGTCTACCAGCAGATCGAGATGCACAAGGGTGACCTCTCCCCACGGGAGCTCGTCATCTATGACATCGTCTGCACCAAGGCGGACGAGGTCGTGAGCCACACCACGACCGAGCTCGCCGGCGAGTTCGGCATCTCGCAGTCCACGTTCAGCAGGTTCTCGCGCAGGTGTGGCTTCAAGTCGTTCGCGGACCTCAGGATGCGCCTGTTCCAGGCATTGGCCGACGAGGCACGAGAGGGACAGGACGGCGCGCAGGCCTCCTTCGACCCGGCAGCCCAGCTCCAGGACCTCGTCCGTGCCACCCGCGAGGCACTGCCTGACGACCTTCTCGACCGGCTCGCCGACCTGTTGCTCTCGGCCAGGCACGTCTACACGAGCGGCCGCGGCATGAGCGCGATGCCCGCCGACATGCTTGCCCAGCAGCTCCTCTCGCAGACGGTCCCCATCTCGTACATGAACCCATCGAAGGCCGAGGATTACATGAGGCTGTCGCAGGCGGACGACACCTACGTGGTCTTCTCGTCCACGGGTAAGCCCTCGCATGTGTTCCCCCACGTGGCAGGAGGGGCCTTCGACGAGCACCATACCAAGGTCGTCCTCGTGACCCACACCTCACGTCCGCTGCCGCCAGGCGTGGTGGACGTGCGCGTGGTCCTCCCCACCTGGACCCGCACGCAGTACCCCTACTACGCCGAGACGTGCACGTCGATGATGGTGTTCTGCGACTTCCTCACCGCATGGGTGGCCCATCGGGTCGAACGCGAGACGGGCGTGAGCATCGACCCCGCTGACGCCGGGGAGTAG
- the secD gene encoding protein translocase subunit SecD yields the protein MSHKKDQDTEKTGIDRWNEGVSKTSRPHGRRSDDAETSGVDASEDKAKAKARQKAKAKRARSNKAQRAKASRAKGHRRGGRFTQEVRRYAGTLIMLAVALVVCVVMFTPLSERITQGLDIQGGVSVIMTASKADGSDVTSDDMSTATTIVTNRVNSLGASEATVQQQGTNSILVQIPGATDAQSAVDTIGRTGNLEFVKMSDIGDADALAQIQAGTENVELKQGTYTAFMTGADIDSVSVGQTSSSTSGEYAVDIKLNSEGTQLFADVTKELVSTHGQIAIVLDGVVNSAPSVQSEITGGEVQITGDYTLSEAKSLKTVLDSGSLPVTLTYSESRVVGPTLGQDSLQQGLLAIAVGGVIVIAYLFFFYKGLGLLTFGSIGVFAVVYLGILAVLSHYGAFALSLAGLAGIVLTIGMAADSSILVLERFREEICMGKSVRNASLSGVKHGIRTSVHADMVTLVSALALFFVAVGQVKGFGLTLALGIICDIVTMYCFKAPALRLLARGTIQKHPRFWGIQEDLDEAAERAAEGEEPAAADAASEKGGVAHA from the coding sequence ATGTCCCACAAGAAGGACCAGGACACCGAGAAGACCGGCATAGACAGGTGGAACGAGGGCGTCTCCAAGACGTCCCGCCCTCACGGGCGCCGCTCGGACGATGCCGAGACGTCAGGTGTGGACGCATCCGAGGACAAGGCGAAGGCCAAGGCCAGGCAGAAGGCCAAGGCGAAGCGTGCGAGGTCCAACAAGGCCCAGCGTGCGAAGGCCAGCCGTGCCAAGGGTCATCGTCGTGGTGGCAGGTTCACGCAGGAGGTCCGTCGCTATGCGGGTACCCTCATCATGCTCGCCGTGGCACTCGTCGTCTGCGTCGTGATGTTCACGCCCCTCTCCGAGCGCATCACGCAGGGCCTCGACATCCAGGGTGGCGTCTCGGTCATCATGACCGCATCCAAGGCCGATGGCTCCGACGTGACCTCCGACGACATGTCCACGGCCACCACCATCGTGACCAACCGCGTCAACTCCCTCGGTGCCTCCGAGGCGACGGTGCAGCAGCAGGGGACGAACTCCATCCTCGTGCAGATCCCGGGTGCCACCGACGCGCAGTCCGCCGTGGACACCATCGGGCGCACGGGCAACCTCGAGTTCGTCAAGATGAGTGACATCGGCGATGCCGACGCGCTGGCCCAGATTCAGGCCGGTACCGAGAACGTCGAGCTCAAGCAGGGCACCTATACCGCCTTCATGACCGGTGCGGACATCGATTCGGTCTCGGTGGGACAGACCTCCTCGTCCACCTCGGGCGAGTACGCGGTCGACATCAAGCTCAACTCCGAGGGAACCCAGCTCTTCGCCGACGTCACCAAGGAGCTCGTCTCGACGCATGGCCAGATCGCCATCGTGCTCGACGGCGTCGTGAACTCGGCGCCTTCCGTGCAGTCCGAGATCACCGGCGGTGAGGTGCAGATCACGGGCGACTACACCCTCTCAGAGGCCAAGTCCCTGAAGACCGTGCTCGACTCGGGCAGCCTGCCTGTGACCCTCACCTATTCCGAGAGCCGCGTCGTCGGCCCCACGCTCGGTCAGGACTCGCTCCAGCAGGGCCTTCTCGCCATTGCCGTGGGCGGCGTGATCGTGATTGCCTACCTGTTCTTCTTCTATAAGGGCCTGGGCCTCCTCACCTTCGGCTCAATCGGGGTCTTCGCGGTGGTCTACCTGGGAATCCTGGCGGTGCTCTCGCACTATGGGGCATTCGCCCTGTCGCTTGCCGGCTTGGCGGGCATCGTGCTCACCATCGGCATGGCGGCAGACTCCTCGATCCTTGTGCTCGAACGCTTCCGAGAAGAGATCTGTATGGGCAAATCGGTGCGAAACGCCAGCCTCTCGGGCGTCAAGCACGGCATCCGCACCTCGGTGCATGCCGACATGGTGACGCTCGTCTCGGCGCTCGCGCTGTTCTTCGTGGCCGTGGGCCAGGTCAAGGGCTTCGGTCTCACCCTGGCGCTCGGCATCATCTGCGACATCGTCACCATGTACTGCTTCAAGGCACCGGCACTGCGCCTGCTCGCGCGCGGCACCATCCAGAAGCACCCCAGGTTCTGGGGCATCCAGGAGGACCTCGACGAGGCGGCCGAGCGTGCCGCCGAGGGCGAGGAGCCTGCTGCCGCAGACGCTGCGTCCGAGAAGGGGGGTGTGGCCCATGCGTAG